CCATCTCTAAATTCGGTACTGGATGCTCACCATTTTCAAATGAACTAGCATAACTTGTATAAATCTCAATTACTTTTTCCGAACTAAAGGTACCATTATGAATTTTCAACTCATCAACCAAACCATTGAACATATTCGCTGTAAATGTTCCGTTAATAACAGCTGCTTGATTATGTTTACCAATTAATAATGGTTCTGTTGAAGGTGCAATGTTTGCTTGAATTGGTGTTCTTGTTTCTCCAACTAGTTCACCATTTAAATACAGCTTCATCACACTATTTTGTTTATCAAAGGTGGCAACGATGTGTGACCATTTAAATTTTTCCAATGGTTTTGCTTCATCTGCCCACACTTCCACCCACTCTCCATTTATACCAGCTTGGAAAGACCAGCTTCCATGTCGGTGCATCCCTAGTAAAAATCCTTCATTTTTACTCATATTGTGTTGATTTACAATGACAGACATTTTCCCTTCATTACCCCATTCGTAGGCTCTAGGTGCAACCCATGCCTCGATTGTCAGTGCATCTGTCACTTTTGCAAAATCGTTAGCGTCTCTTTGGATAAAAGTAGAATATCCATCAAATAAAAGAGCATTTCCAGAAACTCCCTCACGCCAAAGTGGATCTGTCGATGGCTTATCAATTGCTTGATTAAATACATAATGAACGTTGTCTTCAACGTTATTCACTTGATCTAGGGCTAGATTTCCTTCTGCTTCATCAAATGACCAATGAGCAATTTTACCATGAGTAAGTACACGGAAATCATCGACGTTAATATGAGACCACCCACCTGACTCATCATTATCAACAATTAATAGGTAGAGTTCCTCGCCAATATATTCTGAAGCATCCCAAACTACACGATGATAATTTTCCGAGTCATCGAACCACTCATTCGTTTGCCTCATTAACTCTGTATCGTCAGAAGCACTCATTAAGGCAACGTATTGGGTTTCAATGTTATTTCCTCCACCAATTAAAAAGCTGATTTCTCCAGTACCAGCCAATACAAAGTGGCTAGACTTAATCTTTGCAGTTTTATGGTCTTTCCCCCATAGATGATAATTGCCTTCTTTGTTAATTGGCTCAGGGTGCCAATAATGTACCTCAGAAGTTACATCACTGTCATCATACGTACCATCGAGAACTGTCCATCCCGTTAAATTACCTGTTTCAAAACCAGGGTTTAAAATCTCGTTTGGTATGACATCTTCACTTGAATTGTAGACTTGGAAATCATCAACGTTAATATGACCGAAGCCGCCTGAATGATGGTCAACAATCTTAATAAACATCGGTTCACCAATATGCTCTGAGGCATTCCACGAAACTCGTCGATATTGCTCTGTGTTTCTACCTGTTGTTCTAAACAACTCTTTCCCATCAGTTGCTCTAATTAGTGAAACATAAAGATTGTTTAAGTCTTGGCCACCGCCAACTAGAAAATTAATAGAACCATTACCATCTAATTTAAATACACTTGACTTCATAATTCCTGTACGTAAATCAGAACGATCATCTCGTTTTGCTCCAGCGAAGCCCCAAGCATGATACGTTCCTTCATGATTGAACGGGCCTCCCCAGAAGTTTGCCTGGTTAGAGACAACACCTTGAAATGCACTTCCATACGTTACCCAACCAGTAGTATCCCCTGTTTCAAAATTTGGGTTTTCAATGGTTGTAGGTAGTGCATCTACATTCATTTGGCTTGGATAATGCCCGAAGCTCCGCTTAAACTCATTTTGATACCCAGGAGTAAATTCAGCTTTATTTAACTGGTAAACTTCTAGATTCTTGAGCTTGATAACACCTGTGTCTCCAAATAGTTCAATATCTTTACTGTTTGGATCCGGAAAAATTTGTTCTGTAAACACTAACTCTCCGTCGTTTACAAAAACTTCTACTGATGAACGATCTACGAAGATATGATATTTTAGTGTTTCTATAGATCCGTCAAATGAAGCAGAATGCTTCGCTGCAAAATCTTCGTGAAAATTAACAACACCAGATTTTTTTCGGTCGACATACACAGAACTACCATCAAAACCGATCGTCGTATATTGTTCACCTTGTTTTCTTACTTTAAAACCAAATTCGTTTGCAGTTGTTTCGTTTAAATCAAATTCTGCAATAATTTCAAGTGTATCACCTTGAATCGTTGAAAGAAGTGTACTGACACTTTCAACCGTTTCGTTCTCCCAGCTATATTTTTCCCCACGTAATGAAGTTAGTTCGGTAACAGGTGCTTGCCTAAGTGCAAATCCACTATCCGTTTTTACTAGTTTTAACTCACGTGGTAGAGTCATTGCACTTCTCCATGGACTTGTAGGTGTATTACCAGCATAACGTGGTGGACTCATCCAACCAATTAAAATGGGACGATCGTTTGGTGTATTACTCCATGTAACACCAGCATAAATATCTGCTCCATGATCTAACCAAGTAATTTCATTTTGATCCGCGACAAACTGCTGACCATCAAACTCACCTACAAAGTAACCCATACCCTGGCCGCCTGTTGGGCCATTAGCAACACTTGTAATTAAGACCCACTTGCTAGAGTCAGGATTTCCATCTCCAGTAGTATCAACTGGCATATAGAGAAGATCCGAACATTCCCATATTCCGAGGTCAATCCCTGTAGGGTTGGTAAACCTGCTTACCTTATTCCAATCTTTTAGATTTGTTGATGTGTAAAAATCGACTTGTTTCCCTGAAGCAATGACGAACACCCATTGGTTTGTATCATCATGCCAAAAGACTTTTGGATCTCTGAAAACTCCGTCGCCACCATTGCCGAGCTTCAACTCATTAGGCATTTGGATCACAGGATTGCCTTCATATTTCTCCCATGTTCTTCCTTTGTCGTTACTATAGGCTAACCCAACTGTTTGGTTGTCATTACCCAGTTCGTAAGAAAAGATAGCGACAAGAGGCGTCTGACCGGCTATCCCAAAGCCACTTGTATTGTCTTTATCGACAACAGCACTCCCTGACCAAATAAAGCCATTTTCATCTGGATAAAGTGCAATTGGCATGTGTTCCCAATTGACTAAATCCCTACTTATTGCGTGCCCCCAATACATCGGACCCCACACTTTATCAGTAGGATTATGTTGATAGAATAGGTGATATTCACCATCAAGATAAACCATTCCATTTGGATCATTCATCCAATTTTTTTCTGGACTAAAATGAAATTGTGGTCGGTATGCCTCATCATAATAAGATGCATCTGGACTGCCACCACCAATTGGCTCTCCAATAACAGGAGGTTCTTCTTCTGTTGGAGGCGCATATAAACTAGTAGCTAAAATTCCTTCTGTAGGAACCGCTTCGTGATAAGTAAAGAAAGCATCAGCAAAAATTACACCCCAGTCATTGACTGCTTGATCTACAATTTCAAGGTAAAGATCAGTACCTACGTGAACTGATAAGTCAGCTCGGTACTGCACCATGTTTGCTAAATTCATGCCTTGGTCAATATGAGGGAAATGACAATCACAAAACTCCGTATTCCCATATTGTGCTACGAGTTCATTTGTGCTGGCATTATAAACATTTACATGAACCAGGTCTGTGTTCTTACCGCCACCTAGCCTAAACGTGATCCAACCTGTTCCACCTAAAGTAAATGTCGATGAACGTAAAATACCGGTTTTATCTTCACCAGTTTTCCAGCCACTTAAGAAGTATTCACCTTCTTTATTGAAGGGAATTTCCTCTGCCCACCAAGTGGTTTCGTTTGAAATACTTTCATCTCCGAATGCTTCGCCCTCAATAACTGTCCATCCTGTCAAATCACCCGTTTCAAAACTAGGATTAATAATCTCAAAAGCTACCGAATGATTTTCTTCGTTTGCAAGAGCTAATGCTGGAAAGAATGTTTGCACAACCAAGAGGAGTGCAAGTAACACAAACATTCCTTTGTTTAATGGTTTCTTCCATGATTTTTTTACTTTCCATGTAACCACATGTCTTCCTCCTTTTAGAAAGCGCTGCCATTTTATTTTAAAAAATATAATGTTTAACTTAAGGTAATCGATTGCGTAAACGATTACCTTAAGTTGTAAAAGAAAAGGTAGTTTTGAGATACCCTTCTAAGATTACGTAATTTTAACTTTCAGGAGAACATAACGTGTAACAAAAAACTGCCATATAGCTAATGCGCTAAATGCATAAAACGGCAATAGGCCCGGAAACACCCGATACAGCTGGTACATTATAAATACACCAACAATCCAAGCTAGAAAGAATATAGGGTGTGTTACACCGAGGACAAATCCATATTTAAAGCACCGTTTTACAGATAACTGTCGAAATTGTACAGCAAGTGGAAAAATATACATGACTGTCATCAAATAAAGTAATGTCAGTAGTAACATCCCTGCAGTAAAGACAACACGTAAATGCTCGTTAAACTGTGGAAGAATATAGTAATTTACTATTAGTATTGTTCCTACAGTAATGAATAGTAGTCCAAGGAGATTGCCTTTTATGAATGATCCCTTCCATTCATTTAGATAAGTTTTAAAAATAGGAAACTCTTCTTGGCTCATCCACTTTTTAACTACTACTAGCATTGCCATAAACGCAGGTCCAACACCAAATGCTACTATTCCCAATAACGAAAACAAAACGAAAAGGATATTCAAATATGCCAGACGCATGGCCCATTCACTAATTTTATAAATTCCATCTGCCATACCAGTCATGATCTGAACCCCCTATCGCTTTATCGCCACGTCGTTTTTAGTCGGTAAAGGTTTAGAGAAATAACGTTTACTTCGCCACCTTTTACATATAACTCCACATCTTGCCCTTCTTTATCAGGAAAAATTAAATTTGTAAGAGCAATTTCGCCTTCATTTGCAAACACTTCCACTGACGATGTATCTACTAATATTCTTAATTTTAACATTCCATTAGTTAATGGTAAGTTAACTATATTACTACCTTTAAAATGCTCACTGAAATCATGTTCACCTGAGCAATCACGATCCACAACCAAGACTTGCTTTTCTACATCATAGCCAACTAGTGTTTCCTGTTCCATTCCTGACTTTCTCAATTTAAAGCCAAACTCGGAGGCAGTCAATAGTTCAATTTCAGCTTCTATTTCAAATAATGTTTCCTGAACATCAGCGAGTAAATTATCGCATTCTCTTCCAACTTCATTAGCAATTTTGACTATTTCCGTTCGAATAGTCTCGATTTCACGAATTGGCTTTTGAACTAGTTTTACCTGTCCATCACTCATCGTCTTAAGCTCAACTTCTCGTGGGAAGGACATTGCACTACGCCAAGGAAATGTAGGTACATCATTTGCGTATTTCCAATTGCTCATCCACGCCATCCAGATACGTCTTCCATCCTCCTCTGGAATATCAGAGAATGACTGAGTAGCGTAGAAATCTTTCCCATAGTCCAACCATAGAATTTCACTAGGTGCATGATCATTTAAGAAGGTTTTCCCGTCAAATGTTCCTAAGAAGTATTGTCCACCTGATCCTCCAGCAACTGATCCATCCCCTAGATCGACTTGTAACACCCATTTTTTCTGATTGGGATTTCCGTCAACAGGTAATTCAAATAAATCTGGGCATTCCCAAACACCACCATGAGCGCCATCGCAACTGCCAAATTCACTAACGAATTCCCATTTTAATAGATTAGTAGACGAATAGAACATCACCTTTTGGCCTGCCGCTAACACCATTACCCAGCGGTTTGTTTCTTCATGCCAAAACACCTTAGGATCACGGAAGTCTTTAATGCCCAGATTTTCAATCACTGGGTTCCCAGCATATTTAATCCACGTGCGCCCTTTATCATGGCTATAAGCAATACTTTGTCGTTGCAACTCATCTTTCGTATGAGTAAATATCGCGACTAACCCAGACTTGCCTTGAAATAACCCTGATGTATCATTCCAATCTACAACTGCACTACCTGAGAAGATGGTTCCTAATTCATCTGGTTCCAGACCGATCGGCAGGTGCTCCCAATGAACCATATCACGACTAATTGCGTGGCCCCAGTGCATCGGTCCCCATTTTAGGCTATGGGGATGATATTGATAGAATAAATGATACTCCCCCTCATAATAGACCATTCCATTTGGGTCGTTCATCCAATTGGCTTCAGGGGTAAAGTGAAATTGAGGGCGATATCTCTCCGTATAATATGTTGTCTTTTGTTCCATTCCTTTTGTAAATGCCATAATATCACTCCTTACAATATACATGCCATCAAGTTTTTCATTTTAATGACAGTACTTCAGTTTTAGTTGGTAGAGCTGCTATAGCTCCCCTCTTCGTAGTTGTAATTGCTCCACATACGTTTGCAAATCTTAGGATATCACTAAGTAATTCTCTATTAACGATCAGTTCATCTAAATCCTCTAACTTCGTCATTTGTTGGCTTAACTGAAATAACAATCCACCGACAAACGCATCACCCGCACCTGTTGTGTCCAAAGGCTGAACAGGTATGCCTTCTACATTTCCACTTGTTTCATGCGTATAGTAGGTGCAGCCTTTTTCTCCTTTAGTGACAAGAATTAGCTTCACAGAACCTTTGAATAATGAATGGGAAGCTTCTTTTTCATTCGGATGATTCGTTAAAAACAAAAGCTCTTCCTCACTAATTTTTAGGATATGGACATGAGGAATTTGTTTCATAATTTCTTTTTTTGCCAATTCAGGAACTTTCCATAAAGGGAGCCTGATATTTGGATCAAAGCTTATGATTGTTTGAGATTGTTTGGCTAGTTCAATTCCCTGAACTGTCGCCTCTTTTACTGGCCCTTCAATTAAAGAAACAGAACCGAAATGATAAATTAGGGCCTCTTCAAACCACTCTGGTTTTAGGTCTTCTTTTTCTAAAAGCATATCTGCTGATGGCTCGCGGTAAAACATAAAATCTCTTTCCCCGTTTTTTTGTAAGGAAACAAACGCTAATGCTGTCTTGGCCTCTGTTGTACTAAGAAGGTAATCCACTGAGACACCGTTGTCAGTGAGGGTTTCAATTAAGAACTCACCAAAAGGATCTGCTCCAACTTTTCCAATCATGGAAGAGTTCCCACCTAATTTAGCAATCGCTGCACTAACATTCGCCGGTGCTCCTCCGGCAGCTTTTTTAAACTGAGGAACATCCTTTAATTGAACTCCGTTTTCTGTTGGCACAAAATCAATTAATAATTCACCTAAGCATAGGACTTTTGACAAAATCATTTCCTCCCTCCTAGACTAATTTTTCGACCCAGTATGAGTTAGGCCTTCAACATAGTATCTTTGTAAAAACACAAAGATCGCAAGCATTGGAACAGTCGCAATGGTTAAAGCTGCCATTACCTGCCCCCACCTTACAGGCTGTTGGGCAAAAAAGTACTGTAACCCAATTTGGATCGTTCTCATGCTTTCATCATTTGCCACAACTAATGGCCACAAGAAATCGTTCCAATGGTTAACAAAAGTGAAAATAGCTACTGTTGCAAATACCGGTTTTGATAAAGGAATAATAATTCTGAAAAATATCCCTATTGGGGTACATCCGTCAATTCTTGCAGCCTCTTCCAACTCCTTAGGAAAGCCAATGAAAAATTGTCTGAACAAGAAGATCATAAACGCATTAGCAATAAAAGGAACAATTAAGCCTGTGTAAGTATTTACCCAGCCAAAGTTATGCACCAAAACATAGAGAGGCAAGAAAATACTTTCAGCTGGAATAATAATGGTAGCAATGATTACCGCCATCCAGAAGTTCTTTAAAGGAAAGTCCATTCTAGCTAATGCATAACCTGCCATTGAATTTACAATTAGACCAAACAGGATAATGCCACATGTATAAATTAAGCTGTTTCCTGTATACCTAAGTAAATCAACACGTTCTAACGCTAACATATAGTTTGAAAAATATGCAGTTACGCTATCATAAAGCGGTGGAATAAAGACATGAATTGATTTCATATCTTTGAAAATTTGCACATCACTCTTCAACGAAGATACTAACATCCAGATAAGTGGAAATAAGAAGATAACTGCTAAAAAGGTCATTATCGCATATTGGATCACGAGTTTTGCCATACGCTGTTTCTTCATTGAACGGTAAGTAGGTAATTTCATGTTCGTTTTTGGTTGAATGTTCAAATGAATTACCCCCTATCCTCTGTTAATAATTTTCTTTGAGTAAGCGATATGATTAAAACAATTACGGTGAAAAGTACAGCGAGAGCTGAGGCGTATCCTACATCCCGGTAAGCAAAACCGACCTGGTATGTGTAATAAACAAGTGATCTAGTTGAACCAAGTGGTCCCCCTTGTGTCATGATCATCGGTTGAATTAGCAATTTGAAAGCAGCAATAGTGATTGTAATGATAATAAAAATTGATACATTTTTAAGACCAGGCAGTGTCACATTTTTAAACTTTTGCCAAGCATTTGCACCATCTATTGAAGCTGCTTCATAAAGGACGCCAGGAATTGTCTGCAATCCAGCAAGGAAAATCAACATTTGAAAACCTGCTCCTTGCCAGACTGACATTGCAATGATTGAATTCATTGCTTGGTTGGGACTAGTTAAAAATGGTTGTTTGGCGAAGCCTAGGGACTCTAATACTTGATTGAAGAAACCTTCGTTCGGATTGTATAGAAACGTCCATAAAATTGATACAACTACTAACGACATGACAACAGGACTAAAGTACGCGGTTCGATAAAAAATAGTAAAACGGAGCTTTTTATTCACAAGTAGAGCTAACCCTAAACCTACAGCGGTTTGAAGCGGAACGACTAGGACTACGAAATAAACAGTATTTTTAAATGCTGTCCGGAACTCGTTATCTGAAAAAGCATATGTAAAGTTCTCTAGTCCGATAAAGCCCTTTTTCTGGGGGGTTAGTAAATAAAAATCTGTAAAACTATAATAAAATGCCATTGCCATAGGATAGAGTAAAAATAACGATAATAAGATGAGTGCTGGTAAAAAGAATAAATATCCACTAAGGCCTTCTCTCCACTTTTGCGTTGATAAAGTTCGTTTTAAATTCTTTATCATAACTTTCTTCACTCCTAGCTTCTTTCACTAATTGTGATGGACCGGGAAATGTCATTTCAACCGGCCCATCTAGTAAACTTATTATTTGTTAAATCTTGATAGTTCTCTTTCAATTCTTGGAACGAAATTATCTAATGTTTTTTGAACGTCCTCACCTAATGCCGCCGCTTGGAAAGCTTCAGCAAATAACTGTGTAAGTACTGGGTATGCAGGTGTTTGTGGACGAGCTTGTGCTGAATTAATTACTTGATCTTTCATTATCTTTTTAGGTTGAGTCTCATACTCAGCCATTTCCGCAAACGCTGACTTACGAGCAGGAGGCATCCCTGTAACTTCTGAAAGACGAATTGTAGACTCTTTATCTGTCATCCAAAGCATAAATTTAGCAGCTTCTTCTGGGTGTTTTGTTTGGCTAGTTACTGCATAAGCCATGCTTCCAGATGGAGATTTTGCCACTTTACTACGTGGGTAAGGCATCATTCCATAATCTAAACCAGCGTCTTGTGTTGAAAGTGCAATCCACGGACCACCTAATGCCATTGCCGCATTACCTTCTTCAAATTGCATTTCTGACGGAGAAATACTTACTACACCTTCAGCAAATAATTGCTTAATAAATTCTAATGCTTCTACCGTTTCAGGACCATTAAAGTATCCTTCAGCAGTCGTTCCATCTGGAGAAAGTAGATCTCCACCGTTTGACCATACGAAAGGTAATCCCATGTAAGTCATCCACTCGCCAACACCATAGTTCATAAATAAGTTAAGTCCATAACGATCGTTCGTTGTTAATTGCTTTGCTACTGCGAAAAACTCATCCCATGTCCAAGCATCTTCAACCGATGTTGGTGCTTCAATTCCTGCTTCAGCAAAAATTGCTTTGTTATAATATAACATTACGGATGATTCCATTGCACCAAGAGAATATAGTTCTCCATTATAACTACCTTGTTCAAGAATTGAGTCTACATAGTCAGCTAGTTCTTCATCTGTATAATATTGACCTACAGGCATAATTACTTCAGACGCCGCGTAGCTTGCTACAAACGGTCCATCTAATTTAATTAGGTCTGGTAAGTTTCCAGCTACTAGTGCTGCATTAATCGCATCGTTATATGAGCTACCTTCATCAATGATTGGAGGTGCAACATCAACGCGAATTTTCCCTTTATGTGCTTCATTAAATTCAGCAGCACGATCTAAGTAAAATTGAGTCTCTTTTTCATTTGTTTGATGGATCCATAGTTGTAAGACAACTTCTTCCTCTGTTGCCGGAGTTGTTTTGTCTTGATCGCCATTGCTACTAGTTTCTTCCTTAGAAGAACTACACCCAACCACTAATAAACCAGCTACTAACGCCATCATTAAGAACATAAGTAATTTTTTCATAAATAAATTCCCCTCTTTTCTTAGGATTAAGTTTTAATCTTACTTACAATTAAGCTTAGAGTCATCACCCTCTCAGTTTAATAGTTGGAAAATGTAGGTAATCGTTTACGTAAACGATTACGTAAAATTTATAATGAGAGATTTGCTCTCATTTAAATTGAACCCCTAATGACAAATTCTGTTGATAAGACAATCCTTTCATTTCTTGCTCCCTTATCTTCAGCAATTCTTTTTAGCAGTAAGTTCACTGCTTTTTCACCTATCTCAAAGGAAGGCTGTTTAATCACTGATATTGGAGGCGTCGTCACTTTCATCCAATCATAATCATCAAATCCAATGAGGGCAACGTCATCTGGAACTCTTAACTTATGATCATTTAAGAAGCTTAAGGCACCCATGGTCATAATATTATTAGCGATAAAAAGAGCAGTTACATTTTCCTTTTTAACTAATTGTTTTGCTATTTCATAGCCTGAGTCAAGACTTGGCTCCCCTTCTTTTATAAGATTGGGATTAACACTAAGACCTTGTTCAAGAAATGCTTCTTTATAGCCTAGTAATCTATCATCACTCGTTGTCAATCCTAAATAACCAGTGATAAAACCGATTTTCTCATGACCCTTTTCGAGTAACGTCTTAATTGCTTGATATGTACCTTGCTTACTATCAGCAAGTACAGTGTCTCCAGTATAGCCTTCGGGTATCCGATCAATAAAAACGACTGGATATTCATTAGAGAATACATTTTCATATTGTGTAATGTCTTTACCAGTTGGTGCAACAATTAATCCGTCAATTAACTTTGAGTTAAATAGTTTGATTTGCTCAACCTCTGTCTCAAAATCTTCGTGAGAATTACTTAAGATTAAATTATAACCTTCTTGTTTCAGGTAGGTTTCAATACCGTTAGCAATTGACATAAAGAAAAAGTTGGAGGTATCCGAATAAAGCATCGGAACTATCAGTCCGATTATATTAGATTTCCGACTCCTTAACCCTTTGGCCATTAAGTTAGGCTGGTAATCTAATTCCTTCATTGCCTGATAGACTTTGATTTTCGTTGTTTCAGAAACATACCTTGTTTCATTTAACACATGGGAAACAGTTGCTGTTGAAACATTAGCCAGTTTTGCAACATCTTTAATACTTGCGTTATTCATTTTGACTCCCCATTTTTTGATAGGTTTAACGCTTGCGTTTCGTTAGGTAAACGTTTACGTAATCGATTAACTAAAATATAATTGAAAGCGTTTTATTTGTCAATGGTCATTTTAAAAATATTTGTAGCGGTGCCTGTCACCACCCGAAGATTGTGGGAATTTGTCGAAGATGTAAGAGGGTTTCTCTATTGGTGCAGTTAATGTCAATAGCAGAATATGTTTATATATTATTATATTGCGGTGTCTAAAACACTCGACTAACTGAAGATGTTTGACTTGGTGGCATTCTGTTCCCAACAAACTTGTCAAAGTTTAAAAAACTAAAAGTGCTAAAATCAAGAGCAGCCCAGTAGAAAGGGAATTTCTACTGGGCTACATCTAGAATTCGACAAATTCCGGGTGGTGACAGGCACCTTACTTAGTTTCCTCGAATATCTTTTTCAATTGCCTTATTGATTACCTCTATGGGAATTTCCATGAGGTTGTGTTCATTTAAACTATTAACTTCAATATAGTCGTAAATTTCTCTTATGCGGTAGTTGTTTTCGCCTTCATCTATATATATCTCGCAAATTGATAAAAGCCCGAATTGTTGACTCCCCTTATCCAGTAAAAGCACTAAATAAACATTGGAATTTTCATAGGATATCTTTCCTTCAATTTGTTCTACATTATATTCTAATAAAGATGTAATCCACCTTAATTTCTTTATTTGGTTATCAATTTGTGTGTAATAATACACTACTAAATCTTGGTTTTCACCATAGAACTGATTTCCTTCCATCAACTGATGAAGGAATTTTACATTCATATTCTTAACTTGTGCATTTGTCAGGTAAAAATCAGTCCAGTAATAGTCAAAGGTTTTATACCATTTTGAATTGTCCTTCCAATAGAAGGTCGTACCATTACCGTAAAATTCAACAAATGCTGGGTCTCCACTCTGATAAACTAATGAGGTACCACTAGTGCTAATTAGGTCAATTCCCCAGTCAAAATCGTCCTCAATTTCTTCAATATCAGTAAAAACATGGCGAGAATAAGAGAAGCTTTCAGCATTTATATTCTCTTCTAAAAGATCTTCAATTATTGGAATTACTTTCTCTCGTTCGAATTCAATGTTGTCGTCACTCAATATTGTGGTTTCTATCAGGTTATGTAGTCGCTCCGTGTTACTTTTCTGAACAGATATTGTTTGCCCTGTTCCACAGCCTGTTAGTAAAATTCCGATCAATATTATTAAAAAACGTTTCAACACACCAACCCCAATCATTATAATAACAATCAACAGATTTATTTTAACATAAGAGTTTTCGGGGCGTCACTGTAGGGAGCGGTGCCTAGTATAATAAATAGTTGGGCTAAATAAAAAATACCATCGTTTTCATGTACAATGGAAGGACCTATCACAGAACTTCCAAAACCCCTCACCACAAGGAGATGAAACGATGGTATACACATTATTGAACCATATTCAAGGAAAAAAGGGAAGTCGATGGGCTAAGTTTCTTCAAACAGCTGGCTTGGAAAATATTTTAATAGTAGCGGTAGATGCTGCTAAATATACGCATAAAGCTATGATTTGTACTTTTTATGGGGAGATCCTAAAGAAACCCTTCGAGTTTGATGCTTCTTTAACTGGTCATAATCAACTCATCAGTCAAATTGAAAAGGTAAGTCAAGAGACTGGGAAACAGTCCATAGTTATTGGTATTGAAACGACGGGACACTATTATGAGGACCTAGTTCGTCATTGGCAAGGGAATAGTTACTATGTTCGAATAATAAACGCAGCTACTACATCTGAAGAGAGAAAAGCACTATTAAACCGCTCTAAAACTGACAACCTTGATCTATTAGCTATTACACAATCAGTGATAAACGGTCGTGGAACAAGTAGTGAACTACCTTCAGGATCTGTGCATGAGCTTCAAAAGCTCACAAGAGCTCGACGCACAATCGTCCAGGAAAAGACAGCTCTCCAAAACGAAATAAGAGTTCATATTGATCATATATTTCGAGAATTTCAAGGAATGAGTATATGGAGAGATGGTAAACGAGTTCATGTTCAACCCTTTGAGAAACTTTTTGGGAAGGCTGGCCGCTATTTGATGCGTCATTTTATACACCCTAGCGATATCATTAACCTAGGTGTTGATGGATTAAGAGAGATATCGATTAAAGAAAACCTTAAGATACGCGATTCTTCTATACAATTACTTTTAGAATTCGCAAGTAATTCCATCTCAAGACCAAAGGAAGAGTTAGAAATTGATCACTTTTTACTTGTTCATAAGCTAGATCGGCTGGAACTAGTAAATCAACAGATTGATGAAATGGAACAGAAGATTGCTAGTTTAT
This portion of the Anaerobacillus alkaliphilus genome encodes:
- a CDS encoding IS110 family transposase; this translates as MVYTLLNHIQGKKGSRWAKFLQTAGLENILIVAVDAAKYTHKAMICTFYGEILKKPFEFDASLTGHNQLISQIEKVSQETGKQSIVIGIETTGHYYEDLVRHWQGNSYYVRIINAATTSEERKALLNRSKTDNLDLLAITQSVINGRGTSSELPSGSVHELQKLTRARRTIVQEKTALQNEIRVHIDHIFREFQGMSIWRDGKRVHVQPFEKLFGKAGRYLMRHFIHPSDIINLGVDGLREISIKENLKIRDSSIQLLLEFASNSISRPKEELEIDHFLLVHKLDRLELVNQQIDEMEQKIASLFIETEGAVLLTVPGVGLVTGAELYGEMGDISDFDHAGQLIKMAGTNPIVVQSGGRNPTYHCISREGRRTFRNSVYQIGKSLAMHNPKMKKQYQEMRDRGKYARQAYIALGNRMIRLAFAMIRKQTMYQSEEADYTLLAELTKKLKAQHVKRFYTRYFAV
- a CDS encoding LacI family DNA-binding transcriptional regulator, with protein sequence MNNASIKDVAKLANVSTATVSHVLNETRYVSETTKIKVYQAMKELDYQPNLMAKGLRSRKSNIIGLIVPMLYSDTSNFFFMSIANGIETYLKQEGYNLILSNSHEDFETEVEQIKLFNSKLIDGLIVAPTGKDITQYENVFSNEYPVVFIDRIPEGYTGDTVLADSKQGTYQAIKTLLEKGHEKIGFITGYLGLTTSDDRLLGYKEAFLEQGLSVNPNLIKEGEPSLDSGYEIAKQLVKKENVTALFIANNIMTMGALSFLNDHKLRVPDDVALIGFDDYDWMKVTTPPISVIKQPSFEIGEKAVNLLLKRIAEDKGARNERIVLSTEFVIRGSI